One stretch of Trueperaceae bacterium DNA includes these proteins:
- a CDS encoding metalloregulator ArsR/SmtB family transcription factor, producing the protein MLQLPAPDTVFEALGDGTRRAIVERLSRGPASASSLAEPLGVTVAAVLQHLRVLEEARLVRTSKEGRVRVCRLDQEGLGVARAWIDARRREQERRLDRLARVLGEADEEEGG; encoded by the coding sequence GTGCTTCAGCTTCCCGCTCCCGACACGGTCTTCGAGGCCCTCGGGGACGGCACGAGGCGGGCGATCGTCGAGCGCCTGAGCCGCGGGCCGGCCTCGGCGTCGTCGCTGGCCGAGCCGCTCGGCGTGACCGTGGCGGCCGTGCTCCAGCACCTGCGGGTGCTCGAGGAGGCGCGCCTCGTCAGGACGAGCAAGGAGGGGCGCGTTCGCGTCTGCCGGCTCGACCAGGAGGGGCTCGGCGTCGCCAGGGCGTGGATCGACGCGCGTCGCCGGGAGCAGGAGCGCAGGCTCGACCGCCTGGCGCGGGTGCTGGGCGAGGCCGACGAGGAGGAGGGCGGCTGA
- a CDS encoding SRPBCC domain-containing protein: MTTQVSPEVVHDSFTITRRYRSGVDAVWRAYADPQVKRRWFAEGEGFEVIDYGLDFRVGGREHVSFRVVDAPVPLGVIANETRYFAIAEGRRLTAAYSMSNDGVPFSVSLVTVTFEPDGDGTLLTHHEAVTFFAGGDGVEMRERGTRTLLEALARELGEEAAAVAWVD; the protein is encoded by the coding sequence ATGACCACGCAGGTCAGTCCGGAGGTAGTACACGACAGCTTCACGATCACGCGGCGCTACCGCTCGGGCGTCGACGCCGTGTGGCGGGCCTACGCGGACCCGCAGGTCAAGCGGCGCTGGTTCGCCGAGGGCGAGGGGTTCGAGGTCATCGACTACGGCCTCGACTTCCGCGTCGGCGGCCGCGAGCACGTCAGCTTCAGGGTCGTGGACGCTCCCGTCCCGCTCGGCGTGATCGCGAACGAGACCCGCTACTTCGCCATCGCGGAGGGCCGGCGCCTGACGGCGGCCTACTCGATGTCCAACGACGGGGTGCCGTTCTCGGTCTCGCTAGTCACGGTCACGTTCGAGCCGGACGGCGACGGCACGCTGCTCACCCACCACGAGGCCGTGACGTTCTTCGCGGGCGGGGACGGCGTGGAGATGCGCGAGCGTGGCACGAGGACGCTGCTCGAGGCCCTGGCGAGGGAGCTGGGCGAGGAGGCCGCCGCGGTCGCCTGGGTCGACTGA
- a CDS encoding VUT family protein: MVTSAVAGVGPAVLYWLAGFGQEPPDRLPLAAVPLLGAVLSGPLTDLTAGLRRRVALAWLAAALAVGLGAASATLALPAAGAFYLLCPATAVLLAAALREARPLGLAPAVVVYVACTLLANFTFDSFLPLGGFFLVNVGTLFFGITFTQRDRVHRFGRPTVYRMILLAAVSNVALAASLGTPLRYVGVSFLSIVMAETADTEVFHRLRGRRWVTRVASSNAISAPLDTIVFTLLAFWGETFATPLWLTQVIVTDVLVKYASGLLAALGVIALVRSALPSGPGAPPAPPPGGPAAPLSPRGAAGGSVGPA; encoded by the coding sequence GTGGTCACGTCCGCGGTGGCCGGCGTGGGCCCGGCCGTCCTCTACTGGCTCGCCGGCTTCGGCCAGGAGCCGCCGGACCGCCTGCCGCTGGCCGCCGTGCCGCTCCTCGGCGCGGTGCTCAGCGGACCGCTCACCGACCTCACGGCGGGCCTGCGGCGGCGGGTCGCCCTCGCCTGGCTGGCGGCGGCGCTGGCCGTCGGCCTCGGCGCGGCGTCGGCGACGCTGGCGCTGCCGGCCGCGGGCGCCTTCTACCTGCTCTGCCCGGCGACGGCCGTGCTGCTGGCCGCCGCCCTGAGGGAGGCGAGGCCGCTGGGGCTGGCCCCGGCCGTCGTCGTCTACGTCGCCTGCACGCTGCTCGCGAACTTCACCTTCGACAGCTTCCTGCCCCTGGGCGGGTTCTTCCTCGTCAACGTCGGCACGCTGTTCTTCGGCATCACCTTCACCCAGCGCGACCGCGTCCACCGCTTCGGGCGCCCGACCGTCTACCGGATGATCCTGCTCGCCGCCGTCAGCAACGTGGCGCTGGCCGCCTCGCTGGGCACGCCGCTGCGCTACGTCGGCGTGAGCTTCCTCAGCATCGTCATGGCCGAGACCGCGGACACCGAGGTGTTCCACCGCCTGCGCGGGCGCCGCTGGGTGACGCGCGTGGCCAGCTCGAACGCGATCAGCGCGCCCCTCGACACGATCGTGTTCACGCTGCTGGCGTTCTGGGGCGAGACCTTCGCGACGCCGCTGTGGCTGACGCAGGTGATCGTCACCGACGTGCTCGTGAAGTACGCCAGCGGCCTGCTGGCCGCGCTGGGCGTGATCGCGCTGGTGCGTTCGGCCCTGCCGTCCGGGCCGGGGGCTCCGCCCGCTCCGCCGCCGGGCGGGCCCGCCGCACCGCTGAGCCCGCGCGGCGCGGCCGGCGGGAGCGTCGGTCCGGCGTGA
- a CDS encoding MaoC family dehydratase, which produces MSAATLDFLRELEGRELGPSRPVVVSQERIDAFADCTLDRQWIHVDRERAARGPFGGTVAHGYLTLSLLVHLCTDLGLFPPGVTVINYGIDRLRFPAPLPSGSAVRLRARLTELTPKGEGRLLARLACEVRADGADAPALVADVLYLYAAG; this is translated from the coding sequence GTGAGCGCGGCCACGCTCGACTTCCTCAGGGAGCTCGAGGGCCGCGAGCTCGGCCCCAGCCGGCCGGTCGTCGTCTCGCAGGAGCGCATCGACGCCTTCGCCGACTGCACCCTCGACCGCCAGTGGATCCACGTCGACCGCGAGCGCGCGGCGCGCGGGCCCTTCGGCGGCACCGTCGCTCACGGCTACCTCACCCTCTCGCTGCTCGTGCACCTCTGCACCGACCTGGGGCTCTTCCCGCCCGGCGTCACGGTGATCAACTACGGGATCGACAGGCTGCGCTTCCCCGCCCCGCTGCCCTCCGGCTCCGCCGTGAGGCTGAGGGCGAGGTTGACCGAGCTGACCCCCAAGGGCGAGGGTCGCCTGCTGGCGAGGCTCGCCTGCGAGGTGCGCGCCGACGGCGCCGACGCGCCCGCGCTGGTCGCCGACGTCCTCTACCTCTACGCGGCGGGCTGA
- a CDS encoding ABC transporter permease, translating into MRRPLVPYLALKHVRRRLLQSSLTVAGVATGVAVLIVALSLTNGFIDELVTSTLRATPMVTLQSYLAGDTLPDDPAVREAIASSPGVTAVAPYLGTQALIARRASASLGISARQGYTQVVGIDPSLENAVLDLPVLEAQAEAIGTAGGIVLGSSLAQQLGVGVGDEVILRDITGATATFTVAGTFRVGNELIDAVTSYLSLAALQEYMGVPGRISGYHVRVAEPTRAQAVGLDLAARFSLRPITWESLFASLISQLRLQKAVIGVVVFLIVVVAAFGIANVLVLTVAEKTEEIGILRALGASERQVVSVFVLEGFLLGALGTVLGGLLGLAVATYFRVQPFPLPGDLYFITQLPVEVQPLDVLWVCGVSLATSALAGVFPARRAARLDPVRVLR; encoded by the coding sequence GTGAGAAGGCCGCTCGTCCCGTACCTCGCGCTCAAGCACGTCAGGCGCCGCCTGCTGCAGTCGTCGCTGACGGTGGCCGGCGTCGCCACCGGCGTGGCCGTGCTGATCGTCGCGCTCTCCCTGACGAACGGCTTCATCGACGAGCTGGTGACGAGCACGCTGCGCGCCACGCCGATGGTGACGCTGCAGAGCTACCTCGCCGGCGACACGCTGCCGGACGACCCGGCGGTCCGCGAGGCCATCGCGAGCAGCCCGGGCGTGACGGCCGTCGCCCCCTACCTGGGCACCCAGGCGCTGATCGCCAGGAGGGCCAGCGCCTCCCTGGGCATCTCGGCCAGGCAGGGGTACACGCAGGTCGTCGGCATCGACCCGTCCCTGGAGAACGCGGTCCTCGACCTGCCCGTGCTCGAGGCGCAGGCGGAGGCGATCGGCACCGCGGGAGGCATCGTCCTCGGCTCCTCGCTGGCCCAGCAGCTCGGCGTCGGCGTGGGCGACGAGGTGATCCTGCGCGACATCACCGGCGCCACCGCGACCTTCACCGTCGCCGGCACCTTCAGGGTGGGCAACGAGCTGATCGACGCCGTGACCTCGTACCTCTCGCTCGCGGCCCTCCAGGAGTACATGGGCGTGCCAGGGCGCATCAGCGGCTACCACGTAAGGGTGGCGGAGCCCACGCGGGCGCAGGCCGTGGGCCTCGACCTGGCCGCCAGGTTCTCGCTCCGGCCCATCACCTGGGAGAGCCTCTTCGCCAGCCTCATCAGCCAGCTGCGCCTGCAGAAGGCCGTGATCGGCGTGGTCGTGTTCCTCATCGTGGTCGTGGCGGCGTTCGGCATCGCGAACGTCCTGGTGCTCACGGTCGCCGAGAAGACCGAGGAGATCGGCATCCTGCGGGCGCTCGGGGCCTCGGAGCGGCAGGTCGTCTCCGTCTTCGTGCTCGAGGGGTTCCTGCTGGGCGCGCTCGGCACGGTCCTCGGGGGGCTGCTCGGCCTGGCCGTCGCCACGTACTTCCGCGTGCAGCCCTTCCCGCTGCCCGGCGACCTCTACTTCATCACCCAGCTCCCCGTGGAGGTGCAGCCGCTCGACGTCCTCTGGGTCTGCGGCGTGTCGCTCGCCACCAGCGCGCTGGCGGGGGTCTTCCCGGCGCGCCGCGCCGCGCGCCTCGACCCGGTGAGGGTGCTGAGGTGA
- a CDS encoding regulatory protein RecX produces the protein MSRRRGGRSARRRAGSGAGEGAAREDARRPASRERAWEYLLNLLTRQDYTVAELRAKLARRGVEEGLAVELLARLVELRLVDDASYAERYVSNRRLSHGRLALRRELVRRGVDEQVAAPHLGALDPDQQAAAATALLRKLAWRYRPAEPDEGEGEEDEHARFVRLKRAEARARAFLARRGFDPEATQSAIEAVGWFET, from the coding sequence GTGAGCCGCCGACGCGGTGGGCGTTCGGCCCGGCGGCGGGCGGGAAGCGGGGCCGGTGAGGGCGCAGCGCGGGAGGACGCCCGGCGTCCGGCCTCGCGCGAGCGGGCCTGGGAGTACCTGCTGAACCTCCTCACGCGCCAGGACTACACGGTGGCGGAGCTGCGCGCGAAGCTGGCGCGGCGCGGCGTCGAGGAGGGGCTCGCCGTGGAGCTGCTGGCGCGGCTGGTGGAGCTGCGGCTCGTCGACGACGCGTCCTACGCCGAGCGCTACGTCTCGAACCGGCGCCTCTCGCACGGCCGGCTGGCCCTGCGGCGCGAGCTGGTCAGGCGCGGCGTCGACGAGCAGGTGGCCGCGCCGCACCTGGGCGCGCTCGACCCTGACCAGCAGGCGGCGGCCGCGACGGCGCTGCTGCGCAAGCTCGCCTGGCGCTACCGGCCCGCGGAGCCGGACGAGGGCGAGGGCGAGGAGGACGAGCACGCCAGGTTCGTGCGGCTGAAGCGCGCCGAGGCGCGCGCCCGGGCGTTCCTGGCGCGCCGCGGGTTCGACCCGGAGGCCACCCAGTCCGCCATCGAGGCCGTGGGCTGGTTCGAGACGTAG
- a CDS encoding amidase family protein has protein sequence MPHDPVRASVAELGAAYRSGSLDPVEVTRAFLDRVAAHPHGRLVYRRVTAERALRQAEHAARLFAAGVDLGPLQGVPVAVKDNLDMAGEVTAAGSRVLAGRPPAGEDAPVLARLDAAGAVFLGRTNMTELAYSGVGINPHFGTPPCALDETRVPGGSSSGTGVAVAAGLATVGVGSDTGGSVRIPASVNGVVGLKTTDGLVPTAGCAPLSTTLDTLGPLGRTCDDAWTLFTAMTAQRHAPLRPPRERLTLLAPTTLLQDDLEPEVEAAFGAALELLEALGHEVRSAPVPALAEAPELYRRYGSFASHEALALYERELTERGEEMDPRVVRRVMEHAGRPATDYVRLSLARESLRRAFWPSLAGVDAVVAPTLPILPPRVADLEEDAAYFRFNALLLRNTAPFNVLGCPAASVPCGRTGGGLSVGLMIATRPGEEELALGLAKQVEEGLLAGRASAARSAT, from the coding sequence ATGCCCCATGACCCCGTCCGCGCGAGCGTGGCGGAGTTGGGCGCCGCCTACCGGTCGGGGAGCCTCGACCCCGTGGAGGTGACGCGCGCCTTCCTGGACCGCGTCGCCGCTCACCCCCACGGGCGGCTCGTCTACCGGCGCGTCACGGCGGAGCGGGCGCTGAGGCAGGCCGAGCACGCCGCGCGGCTCTTCGCCGCGGGCGTCGACCTCGGGCCGCTGCAGGGGGTGCCAGTCGCCGTCAAGGACAACCTCGACATGGCCGGCGAGGTCACCGCCGCGGGCTCGCGGGTGCTCGCCGGGCGCCCGCCTGCCGGCGAGGACGCGCCCGTGCTGGCCCGGCTCGACGCCGCCGGCGCCGTCTTCCTCGGCCGCACGAACATGACCGAGCTGGCCTACTCGGGCGTGGGCATCAACCCGCACTTCGGCACTCCCCCCTGCGCCCTCGACGAGACGAGGGTGCCTGGCGGCTCGTCCTCCGGCACCGGCGTGGCCGTCGCCGCCGGCCTCGCCACGGTGGGAGTGGGCTCCGACACCGGCGGCAGCGTGCGCATACCGGCGTCCGTGAACGGGGTCGTCGGGCTCAAGACGACCGACGGCCTGGTGCCCACTGCCGGCTGCGCGCCGCTGTCGACGACCCTCGACACGCTCGGCCCGCTGGGGCGCACCTGCGACGACGCCTGGACGCTCTTCACGGCCATGACCGCCCAGCGCCACGCCCCGCTGCGCCCGCCCCGGGAGCGGCTCACGCTGCTTGCCCCCACGACGCTCCTGCAGGACGACCTCGAACCGGAGGTCGAGGCGGCGTTCGGCGCCGCCCTGGAGCTCCTCGAGGCGCTGGGGCACGAGGTGCGGTCGGCGCCGGTGCCGGCGCTCGCCGAGGCGCCGGAGCTGTACCGACGCTACGGGAGCTTCGCGAGCCACGAGGCGCTGGCGCTCTACGAGAGGGAGCTGACCGAGCGCGGCGAGGAGATGGACCCGCGGGTCGTGCGACGCGTCATGGAGCACGCCGGACGTCCGGCGACCGACTACGTCCGGCTCAGCCTGGCCCGCGAGTCGCTGCGGCGCGCCTTCTGGCCGAGCCTGGCGGGGGTCGACGCCGTCGTGGCGCCGACGCTCCCGATCCTGCCGCCGCGCGTCGCCGACCTGGAGGAGGACGCCGCCTACTTCCGCTTCAACGCCCTGCTGCTGCGCAACACGGCGCCGTTCAACGTGCTCGGCTGCCCCGCGGCCAGCGTGCCGTGCGGGCGCACGGGCGGGGGGCTCTCGGTCGGCCTGATGATCGCGACCCGCCCCGGCGAGGAGGAGCTGGCCCTCGGCCTGGCCAAGCAGGTCGAGGAGGGGCTGCTCGCGGGACGCGCCTCCGCGGCCCGGTCGGCCACGTAG
- a CDS encoding PaaI family thioesterase, translating into MPTEAGKGSAAAGEPRYLGTVPGTLLETLGIVVTRAEPERVEATMPVTPAHHQPHGILHGGASVALAETVASVGASQGLAPGERAVGLEINANHVRQVSSGTLHAVGTPLHRGRRTHVWHVELRNGEGKLVCVSRCTVAIIAG; encoded by the coding sequence ATGCCGACAGAAGCGGGCAAGGGCTCCGCCGCCGCGGGGGAGCCTCGCTACCTGGGGACCGTGCCGGGCACGCTCCTCGAGACGCTGGGCATCGTGGTCACGCGGGCCGAACCGGAGAGGGTCGAGGCCACGATGCCGGTGACGCCGGCCCACCACCAGCCGCACGGGATCCTCCACGGCGGCGCCTCCGTCGCTCTCGCCGAGACGGTGGCCAGCGTCGGCGCCAGCCAGGGCCTCGCTCCCGGCGAGCGGGCGGTGGGCCTGGAGATCAACGCGAACCACGTCAGGCAGGTGTCGAGCGGCACCCTCCACGCCGTGGGCACGCCGCTGCACCGCGGGCGGCGGACGCACGTCTGGCACGTGGAGCTGAGGAACGGCGAGGGCAAGCTCGTCTGCGTCTCGCGCTGCACGGTCGCGATCATCGCTGGGTGA